AAGTTATCATGAACTCTAATGTTCTACTATCCAATTCTACAAATTTAATAATCTTAGGACATGGAATAGAATCTTTTTTCCAATCCTAGCTACTATCCTCTAAATGaaccaaaattttattctttactAACTCAGAATTCAGTGTAATGATTCAGATGTGAcctgaaaaaaaatcacttcctGAAAAGCAGTGTTCAGTCAAGCactatggtgcacacctgtagtgcCAGGCTCAGGTAGaatgatggcaagtttgaggtcaacctctGCACCTTaacaagaccttgtcttaaaataaaaaataaaaagggctgcagatatagctcagtggtagagtgccctgggtttaatctccagtactaaagggggagaaaaaaaaaaaaaactcgtgGAACAGATTTACAAAGTTGCTGACCAGGTACCATTCCCATTCTTATGTTATACTTCATgttctatttttcttattatcCATGACTCTCAAGTTGTGACTATGGATATCCGAGaccataaatatatttaattctgGCTCCTTCCTGTGAGTCTTTCTTTCTGAGTCAtacctgctatcctccaaagtctgTGAATCCCGATACTAATAACTTGGCAATTCAGTTTAAGGTCCTCTTCATAAGGTCAGTTAGCTCAGGACAATCACATTCTTCCCAGGTCTCTTAAGAAACACTCCAACCCTAGAAAAGGCCCTTCTTTCTGCTGTCAGAAGACATGGTCCAGTAACACAAATCCAATAGAATTTCAGCCATTTACCTCCCAGATCGTCCCCTCCCTGAAGTTCTACCTAGGGcaggaaaaaataatgaaaacactACCTGCAGTCACAAATCCTCCTGACCAAGATTTCATATTCCTCTTAAAAGACCTCCCAtacctgtattcccagctactcaggatgctaaggcaagaggatcacaaattcaaggtcagcttgggcaatttagtgaaaccctgtctcaaaataaaataaaaaggactgggaatatagctcattggaagagtgcttgcctggcatgcagggggtgctctgggttcaaatcttcagcagcacaatcaataaaataaaaatagcttcCAAGGAGGAAGTGAAAGGGAGGGGCACAAAGTAGGTAGCTTCAAGGTACTGATAAGTTTCTATTTCTTAAGCTTGGTGTTGGGCATCTGAGTATATGATTTAACAATGATTTTCTCAGgacaaaatattttgcaagaggttcttttttgtttgttttgttttggtttttgtttttgtttttgtttttgttttgttttaaatacctTCCTGGTTTTCAGTAGTTTTGTTTGCTGGTTTGTTTTGCTTAGGTATTTAATTCACTGCCCCATATAAATTCAGTAAAAGTGAAGTTATTAACTTCAGTAAATACATGCCAAACTCACATTCTAGGAAAACAACCCTAGGTAATATGAAATAGTTTCTGTAttaacaaaactgagaaaaaaatactaaaagtttaGGCTATTTCAAGAAGTACAGTCATAAGATATCCCAAATCAGAATATACACAAACAAAACCAAAGTAAGAAGCTTTCAAAAAATTATTGCCATTCTTTCTATAAGTATTCTTTTCAAgtctttgttttcctctttcaAAACACCTGATATCCATCTACTCTCACCTACTCCTACTATCACCTATGCCAGGCTGTCAGCATTTCTTGTCAAGATTAAGTTATAAACCCCAATTTATCCTCCAGAAATGTACTCTAGCCCAaactctgctctgccactgaagGCACAATGactatttaataaaaaagaaaaatcctcaAAGATCAACTATGCCTTTTTGTAAAAACCTCTAATGGCTCTTTACTACATAAAGATGAGAGCCCAGACTTTTCACCATAACCTCCAAAAATGGTCTACAGCCTTCATCACAGTGATTTTCCCCCAGAAAGACTATAGGCTCTTGAAGATTAGGGATATTTTAGATGATGCCAGATCTAAAGCCCTCCATCACCTAATGCATAAAAGCTACCTAActgaaatggggggaaaaaaatatctggtagGCATTGTTGAGTAAATTTTTCCTCACAATTTAAAAGAGCCAATCAAAAAGAAGTTACATATAATTCAAATGTAACTACTTAGGGATACTTCCTAGTGTTTTTAATCAAAAgattcaatatatttttaaaaatttaagccaCTACATTTTATCAAAACATTTTAATCTAGATTCCATTGCTATTCTTTTTAAGTATTTGTAGCATCTTAAGAATAACTAAATATAATAAACTCAGAAAAGTGTATAAAATATAGAGGTACACCTTAACAGGCATGTGCCCACATAACCAACACCCTGCTCAAGAAAGACTACAGTCAGTATCCAAGGAGCACACAAATGCCCTTTTAGCTCTCAACTCCTACATGGACTCCTTATCCTAACCTGTATGGTAATCACATCTTTGCTCTTGATAAGTTTTACTGGCCCAGGTATGAATCCATGTCAGCATTTCTTagccttcttttaatttttatcaccCTCAGAAATCCTTTTAGAAAAAATTTTCCTAATTTCAACCCACCCAACCCCTCTATATTTTGACACCACAgaactgcatatttgtttgtTCTGTGGCCCTCTGGGGAGCCATGAACCATATAATGGAGTTTTTTTCACACCAAGGATCAATTTTCACCTCACTGGGATGATAGTGTCTCCACTGAGAATGCCCAACACAAtgctagttttatttatttttgagctctACTTAAATGGAACTGTTTAAAACAGGTTAGAGATCTGCTTTCTCTTGCTCAACACTATATTTAAAATTCACCCATCTTGTCGTATATAGCTGTGTTACTTCTTATGAATACCATAATTCTCCATTTAATTGAAATCTGGGTTATTTACTGTTTGGGCCTATTATAAACAATACTGCTTTCAACATTATTATGTACTTCTCCTGACATGCCCAAGTACTCATTTCTTGTGAAGTATATGCTTAGACAATTCCTGAACTAGAGGGTACAAATGTCTTCTATACCAAAtagttttccaaagcagttatacAAATATACACTCCCATTTGAAACCTATGAAGTCCCATCACTATATTCTTACCTTAAAAGAGAAGTTAAGCAAAATATATTCtatgccttctttttcttttaagatctGAAGATCACTGTGCAACGGACTATCAGGGTCAACCCTAAGAATAACAAAACAAGAGCCAATTCAAACAGAAAATTAGAGAATTTTTCTTACTAAACTCAAATATGAACCAGTCGAAGAGCCAAAGCATAGCTTCAGAGTAAGTTTCACACAAAGAAATTCTAATGCTACTCTAGAGCCCCAGGAAAAATAGGCCAATATGGTCTGAAGTTCCTTGAGAATaaatgccaaaaataaatagtagTACTCTTAGttttggctttattttttttttttttaagttgtagttgggcacaatacctttatttatttatttacttgttacgtggtgctaaggatcgaacccagggcctcacacatgctaggccagtgttctaccactaagcacaaccccagctcctctaaATGTATCCTAATAAGGGAATTCAAAGTTAACAGTCATATGtacataattttctcaagaactcaaaaaacatttTAACAAGCCTTCCTAAAATTACATTATTAGCCAAGGGGTTCAGGAGAGAAATCTGTCActgacaaaaccatgaaaagtcagtcactgaaataaaaatctaaatttGTCTCCTGGCATGCCCAAGTACTCATTTCTTGTGAAGTATATGCTTCCTAAACGAGAGGGTACAAATATCTCCTATACCAAAtagttttccaaagcagttatacAAATATACACAAGTCATATATTTAATAGTCATATAAATATACCCAAATCCCCTATTTCAAACATAAATGGGTTATATTATAGCCTcatcaagttatttttttttaaaagtatcctCAATGTGGCCTCATATTTATGTAATTTTTGTAGCAGAAcacactttaaaattttttttcataccttttagttatttttatgtagtgctgaggattaaacccagtgtctCTCACATGCtatacaagcactctaccactcagctataaccccagccctcattaggTTATTGAATACACTTTTGTTTCTAAGTTGCCATTGTCACAAAGTCCATGAACCACTATTTCAAGTTGGTACCTCTCAGACATTTACTAAGCCTCAGTAACCACTCAATTTAACAACCTTATTTCCATAGAAATAAGGCCTAAAGTTCTAAATAAAAGCTGAATTATAAAGGTGTCAAAACAGAAGCAAAAAACCCACTTTATTGTGATAGTCTAACATTGCAAAGAGTGGTTTAGCACCAAAAAGCCACTTACTTCTGCAGTTTAACATGCCAGTCATATAAACTGTCATTTATGAGTTCCACTGAATAAATCCCTGAAAAGATAAAAGGCATGCTGGTTATTCTTCATTTGATTGCATAACTATTACTCTGGTGTAAACATAAATACTAAATAGTCAACAAATCTATAAATTTTGCTATTGAAAAATGAAACACCTCCACTATACTGTAAatatttgaccactgggactaagTCTCTTATACCTTTAACAGATAATTAAAGCTATAAATTAAGAAGATTCTTTAATGAATTCAGAAACTGTTTACCATTACCTACAAAAAAATAGATTACACAAATTCATATGTATTTAAGACTTTTCTTCTAAGTATATGAAGAAGCATTTCTAAAAAAAGGGAATCCTACATATATTGTTTTATGATCATTCTTAaactttctgggacatctctccaAGTCAGTATACATAAATTATACTGTCAATCTTTTCAAAAATTGTAATAAttctggggctgggtttgtggctcagtggtagagcgcttgcctagcatgtgtgaggcactgggtttgatcctcagcaccacataaaaataagtaaataaaataaaggtattgtgtccatctacaacttaaaaaaaaaaaaatgtggtaattCAACTAATTCTACTTACtatctgattttctttttttgctggTATAAACAATGCTAAAACAAATTAAGTTATTGATTAATATTTATTTGAAGATAAAACTAGTATCCAAACGTTCAACTATCTAGGTTTCTACAGCTAGAACTTTTCTTCTTCATAAGAAAAACTATTGGGGTACTCAAAGTTCTGATAACTCAAATTCGGCTTATCATGCACTCTAAGTGGAGGGGTtgttttgagtttctaagcaattctaatgatttttaaataatcaCTGAGGATTCTTGAATAGATCATAATGCTAACTTTCCGCCCAAAGATCAGTTCTCTCCCTAATAATACTCTAACAAGTAGTTTACTTCTAGTTAAAGAGATTCCACAATATTCAAATCTTACTGGGTAAGAAAGAGTCAAACTATGAAAtggcaaaaaaaagaaaggaaaaaaaaatccatctatttttaaaatagtaccATAATTTCCCCTGTAGCAagagtttattatttttaataaaaattatcttGGCAAAATTCTCTttgcataatgaaatatacaaaaTTTAATCTTAAAACAATTTACAAGGgactggggttgcggctcagcaagcgtagagcacttgcttcacttgcaaggcactgggtttgatcctcagcaccacataaaaataaaacaaaaaaataaagataatgtgtccatgtataactaaaaaatttaaaaaaaaaaaatttcacaaaGCAATATTACGCTTTTTCAAAAAGATCAGGAAGAAGGTGAAAACATGATGTATCTATAAAAAACGTTTTCTTTGATCCAAAAATTTAACTCATCCTATCTTATCTCCTACATCTTTTGGAACTCCTATATCTTTTGGAATTTTGCATCTATAAAAGTTAATAAACATTTCTATTTCTATCCAGTTATATGAAATGACATAAGCTGAAAATAGAAATGAGCAAAAGAACAGAGACAGTAGAAATCCAGGAGTCCTTACCTGTTTTATAACTCTGTGATCTGTATATGTCCCTGAGCTCTTTCATAAGTCTATCTGAAGCTTGCACTGACCCAGACACCGCACCCTAAAACATAAAACTTGCTGTTTACAGGGTCTATTGAGGCAAGTAATTAGATTTAAGGTATTTTAttttaacataaaagtttacaatgAGTTTGTAAAAATGAATTACCATTCTATACTTCAAGAAGTCGAAAAAAGCTCAATTAAATGAAggattatcaagtttcaaaggatTATAAAACTGGGGGGATAAGTCTGGTTCATTTAGTGTTTCTTATAATCTGGGGGAGTAAAGGTGAGTCTACCCAACATAACCAGACCATCATGGACTCTGTAACAGTGTAGAATTACACTGGAACTTCTTTAAAGATGAAAATGTGCCAATATCTTATCCTAAGACTGAATATGAATGGAACTATTCTTTTATCATGTGAAATTTCAATCATGtaaattttaaagattttaaaggTTATACTACATTTAAAGGGAAAAAACAATACAAAGATATTATTTTCTAACTATGTGATCTTAAACTGATTTAAGTCCTAGTTTTCACatctataaaatataaagaaagattATCTATTTCATACAGTGGCTATAAAACTTTAATGAGAAggcatagaaaataaaaagtacttaACATTGTGTTTATCAAGTGAAAAGTGTTCAATAATTTGTAATTGTTCTGACTATAACGCATCTTAACCGGAGTCAATCAAAAGATACATAAGTATAATAATCATTAATTCAATTACCACAAACTTATTTTAATAATCAAGATATGTAGTTAGCTAAATTTCCTTATTATATTAAAAAGATGTGCCATATTAAATTAACATTAAATAAGACTGAAGAAGGAAGCGTTTTCTAACTATTTACAAATCTTGGCACTTACTTGCATAACAATGCATTCCCTGTGTTTGCCTAAGACAAAGTAACTGGTCCTCAGATTTCATGGAATTAAGAAATAActctattactcagcaataaaagagaataaaatcatggcatttgcaggtaaatggatggcactggagaagataatgttaagtgaagttagccaatcccagtaaaacaaatgtcaaatgttttctctgatataaggagactgactcatagtggggtagggaagggggaacatgggaggaatagatgaattctagatagggaagaggggagggagggaaagggaggaggcagaggattagcaaggatggtggaatgtgatggacatcattatccaaagcacatgcatgaagacacaaattgggtgtcaacctactctgtatacagagatatgaaaaattgtggtatatgtgtattaagaattgtaatgcaaaaaaaagactacatgtataatggcataagttggcatgaatatactttatatacagagatatagaaaactgttctatatgtgtaataaggattgtaatgcattctgctgtcgtgtatttaaaaaaataaaatcaattaaaaagaaataatacaagGCAGGTGGTAATGAGTGATTAGAGAGCCAGACTATTATTTTGATGTTTCCTTCTCTTGGGAATTATTTACATATatctataaatatacacacacacatttatataaacGCATATACATGTACACATTCTTATTTCTCCCAACAGGCATCCAAAAGATATGTGTTATTTGCCCACACTTTACAGTTGAAGAAACAGAAGTCACACAGGCATGTTTGTCACCAAATGGTGTTCATTTCATACCCCCATATGCTTCTTCAGATAAAGAGGTGTGAAGCAGTCAGGGCAGGACAGACCAAAAGTCAGATTCATGGAGGAAAAAGAAACCGAATAGTAAGAACTTTGGAGGAGAGACAATCTGATTATACAGATCCCACAAGGAAGAGGGTaagcaaagaaaacaatgaacAAGCTGGAAAAGGGGGGCACACAACAAGATCACAGATGGTTCCAGGATGAAAAGAGTAGATGACCAGGGTAGAAAGTGGCTCATCAAAAAAATATGATTGAACACACTATTAAAGCAGGGTTAGAAGAGACCATTTAAGATTGGTCTCCAAATGAATTGCCTGATATTATCTATAATTACTTAACCACAAAAGTCCAGGTTCTAGATGTTTATACACACTTACATTTAAATGGTCTTGCCTTTGAGTCTTCCTAATTTTTTCTAATAttgccaaattttctttttcaattccTTCATCCTCTGACTTTTTCCCATTAATAGGCTCTTCTTCCTTCATCTCATAATGATCCAAGTCTTCTATAtcctacaaaaagaagaaaaataatagctTATTCAAGTTATTTTTTCTTCAGTAGTTTCTTATCCCTAAAGTTAAGTTACTCTTGACTAGAATAAAAAGGAACAGGAAGGAGAGGTTGCATCCATTCAACAGCGAGGCGGAGAGGAAATGAATATTCAAAAGGTTCCCTTCTATGATATTCTATGTTTCGTTTAAAAGCCAGACTATGAGTAAGGCAGAACTAAGTTTTATAAAAATCATGACTCTTACCAAGTATGCCATCTTATAAAtcaattaagaattttttttttttttaat
This region of Callospermophilus lateralis isolate mCalLat2 chromosome 3, mCalLat2.hap1, whole genome shotgun sequence genomic DNA includes:
- the Ube2q2 gene encoding ubiquitin-conjugating enzyme E2 Q2 isoform X3; translated protein: MSVSGLKTELKFLASIFDKNHERFRIVSWKLDELHCQFLVPPPAPPGSPHSPQPPLTLHCNITESYPSSSPIWFVDSDDPTLTSVLERLEDTKNNNTLRQQLKWLICELCRLYNLPKHLDVEMLDQPLPTGQNGTTEEVTSEEEEEEEMAEDIEDLDHYEMKEEEPINGKKSEDEGIEKENLAILEKIRKTQRQDHLNGAVSGSVQASDRLMKELRDIYRSQSYKTGIYSVELINDSLYDWHVKLQKVDPDSPLHSDLQILKEKEGIEYILLNFSFKVELQGGDDLGGKWLKFYWICVTGPCLLTAERRAFSRVGVFLKRPGKNVIVLS